A window of the Serratia symbiotica genome harbors these coding sequences:
- a CDS encoding iron transporter — MKMKVIAGMLIMGGLAATECAFAKEYPVGGPVQKEGMEIAASYLVNIETEPMPSSMVMGKDVIHLETDVHATQDNKWGFPPDAWIPYLSVDYMVQKVGDADFIEFGQMLPMSAADGAHYAHSVKMKGPGTYKVFLKYTPPDEKGYARHTDKETGLPQWFSPFVEKFTFTYPQS, encoded by the coding sequence ATGAAAATGAAAGTAATAGCCGGTATGTTGATAATGGGTGGTCTGGCTGCCACAGAATGCGCTTTCGCAAAAGAATATCCGGTGGGAGGGCCAGTACAGAAAGAGGGTATGGAGATAGCCGCCTCTTACCTAGTGAATATTGAAACTGAGCCGATGCCTTCCTCAATGGTGATGGGAAAGGATGTCATCCATCTAGAGACCGATGTCCATGCCACACAGGATAACAAGTGGGGATTCCCACCTGATGCATGGATACCGTACCTGAGCGTGGATTATATGGTTCAGAAAGTAGGTGATGCTGACTTTATAGAGTTCGGTCAGATGTTGCCTATGTCAGCCGCCGATGGTGCACACTACGCCCACTCGGTGAAAATGAAAGGTCCGGGGACTTATAAGGTATTCCTGAAATATACCCCGCCGGATGAAAAAGGATATGCCCGCCATACGGACAAGGAAACCGGGTTGCCTCAATGGTTTTCTCCTTTTGTCGAGAAATTCACATTTACCTATCCCCAGAGCTGA